One region of Priestia megaterium genomic DNA includes:
- a CDS encoding 2-dehydropantoate 2-reductase, which translates to MKTIGIIGGGSLGLLFSAYLSDCYDVTLYTKTPTQAKCINENGITLHRQGEHHTKKVSAIPLEKNIKEADLIIITVKQYHLKEIIPFIKTLTIHTPLLFIQNGMSHIEILKNLPQRTLYLGTVEHGAMRTNMDSVHHTGIGTTRIASYRGEMESILPIVNFPWVIEKDWYAMLVKKLVVNALINPLTALYRVKNGQLIHNSYFYKTMRLLYEEIADVLKLDSAFNYWENAMGVCSRTSTNQSSMLKDIQEGRQTEIDAILGYIQTQAAEKRTSTPIVDFLYRSIKGIEEEKGE; encoded by the coding sequence ATGAAAACTATAGGTATTATTGGAGGCGGATCATTAGGTCTGTTGTTTAGCGCGTATTTATCAGATTGTTATGATGTAACCTTGTACACGAAAACACCAACTCAAGCAAAGTGTATTAACGAAAATGGAATTACCTTACATAGACAAGGGGAACATCACACGAAAAAAGTCAGTGCTATCCCTCTGGAAAAAAACATAAAAGAAGCAGATTTAATCATTATTACTGTAAAACAGTATCATTTAAAAGAGATTATTCCTTTTATTAAAACCCTTACTATACATACTCCCCTTTTGTTTATCCAAAACGGTATGAGCCATATTGAAATTCTCAAAAACCTCCCGCAGCGCACTCTCTATTTGGGTACAGTTGAACATGGGGCAATGCGTACAAATATGGATAGCGTCCATCATACAGGAATAGGAACAACCCGTATTGCTTCGTACAGAGGAGAAATGGAGTCTATCTTACCGATTGTGAATTTTCCTTGGGTAATTGAAAAAGATTGGTATGCGATGCTGGTGAAGAAATTAGTTGTAAATGCGCTCATTAATCCTCTTACGGCACTGTATCGCGTGAAAAATGGGCAGCTGATTCACAACAGCTACTTTTATAAAACGATGCGTCTATTGTATGAAGAGATTGCAGATGTGTTAAAACTGGATTCAGCTTTTAATTATTGGGAAAATGCGATGGGGGTTTGTTCGCGCACGAGTACAAATCAATCTTCTATGCTAAAAGATATACAGGAGGGGCGGCAAACCGAGATTGATGCTATCTTAGGTTATATCCAAACACAAGCTGCTGAAAAAAGAACGTCGACGCCTA
- a CDS encoding acyl-CoA carboxylase subunit beta, producing MIHTGESQKKYDENRQKVERGNAEKYKEKLAKQQKLFVRDRLALLFDDGKYEEDGMFANNKAEGLPADGVVTAIGKVNGETVCVMANDSTVKAGSWGARTVEKIIRIQEVAEKLHVPLLYLVDSAGARITDQLDMFPNRRGAGRIFHNQVKLSGVIPQICLLFGPSAAGGAYIPAFCDIVVMVDGNASMYLGSPRMAEAVIGEKVTLEEMGGAHMHCSVSGCGDVLAYSEEEAISYAKSYLTYFPQNYQEKPKVQKAKEPKQTKDLVELIPENQNVPFDIYEAIDTLIDEGSFFEIKKLFAAELVTGLARIDGKVVGIVANQPKVKGGVLFVDSADKGAKFIQLCDAFHIPLLFLADVPGFMIGTKVERAGIIRHGAKLIAAMSSATVPKISVVMRKAYGAGLYAMAGPAFEPDCCIALPTAQIAVMGPEAAVNAVYSNKINEIEDPKERFMFVKQKQQEYKEHIDIYTLASELIIDDIVPANELRRTLIDRFRLYETKNVTFSRRKHPVYPV from the coding sequence ATGATACATACAGGTGAATCTCAGAAAAAATATGATGAAAATCGTCAAAAAGTAGAGCGTGGCAACGCCGAGAAGTATAAAGAGAAACTTGCAAAACAACAGAAGCTTTTTGTAAGAGATCGTTTAGCCCTTTTATTCGATGACGGGAAATATGAAGAAGACGGCATGTTTGCAAATAATAAAGCCGAAGGGTTGCCGGCAGACGGTGTTGTAACTGCGATTGGAAAAGTAAACGGTGAAACGGTTTGTGTAATGGCTAATGATTCTACTGTAAAAGCAGGGTCTTGGGGAGCTAGAACAGTAGAAAAAATTATTCGGATTCAAGAAGTTGCAGAAAAACTGCATGTGCCTTTACTGTACCTAGTGGATTCTGCTGGAGCGCGTATTACGGATCAATTAGATATGTTTCCAAACCGCCGAGGAGCTGGAAGGATCTTTCACAATCAAGTAAAACTTTCCGGCGTCATTCCTCAAATTTGTTTGCTTTTCGGTCCGTCAGCAGCTGGAGGGGCTTATATCCCTGCATTTTGTGATATTGTTGTGATGGTAGATGGAAACGCTTCTATGTACTTAGGGTCGCCGCGTATGGCCGAAGCCGTTATTGGAGAAAAGGTTACGCTAGAAGAAATGGGAGGAGCGCATATGCACTGCAGCGTTAGCGGGTGCGGGGATGTGCTGGCTTATTCTGAAGAAGAAGCTATTTCGTATGCCAAATCTTATTTAACGTACTTTCCACAAAACTATCAAGAAAAGCCTAAAGTACAAAAAGCTAAAGAGCCTAAGCAGACAAAAGATTTAGTAGAACTAATTCCGGAGAATCAAAATGTTCCATTTGATATCTATGAAGCAATTGATACCCTTATTGACGAGGGGAGCTTTTTTGAAATAAAAAAACTGTTTGCCGCCGAATTGGTAACAGGGCTTGCACGAATAGATGGAAAAGTAGTAGGGATTGTTGCTAATCAGCCAAAAGTTAAAGGGGGAGTGCTGTTTGTAGATTCAGCAGATAAAGGCGCAAAATTTATTCAATTGTGCGATGCATTCCATATTCCTTTGCTGTTTTTAGCTGACGTGCCTGGATTTATGATTGGAACCAAAGTAGAAAGAGCTGGCATCATTAGACATGGAGCCAAATTAATTGCAGCGATGAGTTCAGCTACAGTTCCTAAAATTTCCGTAGTCATGCGTAAAGCTTATGGCGCAGGGCTTTACGCTATGGCTGGTCCGGCTTTTGAACCAGATTGCTGCATTGCATTGCCTACTGCTCAAATTGCCGTAATGGGTCCTGAAGCTGCAGTAAATGCCGTCTATTCTAATAAAATTAATGAAATTGAAGATCCGAAAGAGCGGTTCATGTTTGTTAAACAGAAACAGCAAGAGTATAAAGAACACATCGATATCTATACGCTGGCATCTGAACTTATTATTGACGACATCGTTCCTGCTAACGAACTGCGTCGAACGTTAATTGACCGCTTTCGATTATATGAAACAAAGAATGTGACCTTTAGCCGTCGTAAACATCCGGTGTATCCCGTATAA
- a CDS encoding biotin/lipoyl-containing protein, whose amino-acid sequence MSEIKATMAGMVFNVFVQQGASVTKGEVVVVLESMKMEIPIESDQAGIAETVHIAVGDFVNEGDVLVTIS is encoded by the coding sequence ATGAGTGAAATCAAAGCGACAATGGCAGGCATGGTATTTAATGTGTTTGTTCAGCAAGGAGCAAGTGTAACTAAAGGAGAAGTTGTTGTTGTATTAGAATCTATGAAAATGGAAATTCCTATTGAAAGCGATCAAGCTGGTATTGCAGAGACTGTCCATATAGCCGTGGGGGATTTTGTGAACGAAGGCGACGTTTTGGTGACTATTTCATAA